A region of the Lagopus muta isolate bLagMut1 chromosome 2, bLagMut1 primary, whole genome shotgun sequence genome:
GCTATGGTAATTGGGCCTCTTTCTTATGCAAGATTCGGTCAAAAGCTTTTTCAGGGATCAGCTAAACTGCACCAACAGGCCCTCCTTAGTTTTTTTGCTGGTCTTCTCTACTGCTGTTGGTACAGACACTACTACTCTATTCAAATGTTATCAATTCATGTGcattaaaaattacttcaaataaGTGTTACAGACTATCTATGGATATTACAGTACAATACAGATCCTGTACTGTGTTGTAGAGGCACAGGAAAATTAGAATGTAGTACAAGGAATATTTGAGAAAGACCCGCTATTCAAAGATACCACAAAGTCCAACAGCAGCATTCAGAGTGCAGCAGGGATTTGTCAGATTGTAGATCTGACAACTCCTTCCCCTGGATGACCAGGAAACACTGCCCTGGGTCTCTGCCATTCACTTGCACTTTGTCAGCTGGGAAAGTGCAACTGCTCTGTTTGACACCACTGTGTGGAGACATGTTCAGACTATAATCTAAACACCTTTAGGTCTTTAGCAGCAATTTCTGATGCCCTTTAGATGTTACCGTAGTACATTGATAATATGATCAAAACATTCATTGAACTGCTCTGCTTTTATCTAGAagtctgtgaaaataaatgttcttgtCTTCTACACAATCTGCAGGCTATGAGAAATAGGCAGACAGAATTGAAGAGATAATCTCCAAAGATTATCTATAAACACATGTACACTTCTTCCGATCTAACTTTAACAGAGAACCAGTTTTGCCATCCAAACTAGAGATCTGATAAGTGCaattacaaactgaaaaaaagaaaatctgtctaTTTGGCAGTCTTCACGCTGAgagaacagagaacaaaaacagagcTAAGATGCATTTCTCTAAACTAACTTCTTACATGTTAAATATTCCATCTTTTAAAGCCAATGAGGATTTATTAAGTTTCTGAGATCATTCTTTTTGTTCCATACCTTTCCGTattgcttccagcagcacactTCTAGCATCACTGATTACAGGAAGAGTTGAAGGGTGGCGCTTGGGTTCAGGAGCAGGAATCACTTGTGATGGTGGAGATGGAGGCATGAGAGGAGCATGAGGGCCAGGGACAATGGTTGTGGGAGGAGGGTGAAGAACAGGAGTGGGATGAGAAAGGGCTGCAACTGTGACAGGAGAAGAGGGTCGAATACCAGGAGGTGGcaagggaggaggtggaggtggtggaggaagTCCCTGTACTTCACCCTGAGGAGGAACTGGGTGGACTGGTACCGCTTCACACACTTGTGCAGCTCTAGTGACAGGCGGGGagggctgtgccaggggaggggcAATTGGAGGTGGAGCTGGATGTAAGACCCCAGGAGCTATCTGGAGAGGAGCTGGCGGAGGTGGCACGGCTGGggcctgcagagcagcagcgggaggtgggggaggaggtgggacTGGGGGAGGCGGTGTGGAAGTCATCGCAGCTCGTAGTGATGAAGTGGACAAAGCAGATGGAAGaggtggtggggggggggggaggaggagtggGGCTCACAAACACCGGTGGTCTGCCTGTCGCTGGTGACTGAGGACGGTTTTCTACCAATCCAGTAGTAGAACTGAAAGAACATGACAAAGTTATTAGAGtagcagagtgaaaaaaatagtaatagaTTAATTTCTACAATTAAAGAATACTGAGCACTGGCCATTAAAGAATGTTATGTATTATGATGATTTCAAGGTAATCTCCATTAATACATGTAAATTCTCAGTATGCAGTATGCATCAGTCTTCCAACAGACCTTTGCTCACATCCAACTATTAATCAAGTTTATACAAACCTGCATCTTTATCAGATGTTTCCTATGGTGAGTATTATTCTATCCTCTCAACTCTGAGTAAATCAAAGTTATTTATCTAAAGTTATTTACCTGAAGGTAACTAGTGGTTGATTAACTGCTTTAACCAACAGAACCTAAACCAAACCAATTAACCCAACCCCCCCAGAACACTAAAAGCAATgagtaaaagcaaaatgcatatTTAGGGTCTGATGACAGAGTGAGTGAGGCTTATGTTAAAGGTCATCAGTTTTATCTACAGAAGTGTATGTTTATATTCTAGCTATTCATTACAGTGCAATGAATATGTGAATCAAATGCAAATAGGAACAGTAAAATTACTTTCCAGAAAGACCACTAGAGGATTTCTTTCAGCTGCCATGgtaagattaattttaaaactgttgcCATTCTGCATATATTCTCCTGGGGAGTAAAAAGACGTTCTTCTTGAGAGATGAATATCTCATGGATGAAACAACTCAACTGTTCTCTATTCCAAACTGTACATACCTGACCCTAAACTAAGATTTTTGATACAAAAGTACCAGCGGGGTGAAAATACTTTAAGTATGTATCCAGCTCTGGAaaggcagagaaatgaaaattaaaataacagaggggaaaaaaagtcactgtAAGTTAGCACATGGAATGAATGTGTAGTTTTGTCAGCTAATCTTCGTACCATGGAAGTACATTCTTCCTTCCATGTATGATGAAACACAGCTCAGTAGTACAAATGTCAGATTTCCAGATTTTCAAAACTCCAAAGCTGAGATTCCAACATCattcaaagaaacattttccaaacaGTTATCCTCAGAAGGTTACACAGGTAAAATACCAATAGCTAGGTGGCATCTGTTTCCAAAACTACACACTGTGAGACTTAGGTTTTAACTTTTCTCCCCAACTCCTGTGTGGCCCTGTGGCTGTGGAGAAGTCAGGTTTCTGGATTGACACAGAGTGTACGTACCACCTGGGCCACACAAAAGTAACACTCAAAACTGTTAGTGGGGTAGTAGAAAACAAATTTCCCAACAGGACTGCATGTGACTTGACCGCTCTTTACCTACCTAACACAAGGAGGCACAGGTTTCACATCTCCTGCACCGTGCattggaggtggtggtggtggttcaTGTGGTCGGACCAACACTCGCTCTTCAGCTCTGTTCAGAAGTTCAGACATCTGGCTATAGGGTAATGCAGAAAGAGAATATGATCCGTCCATATGGTCCACATATGCTTGAGATCTGtaggaaagcagtgaaaaacGATCCTTTGTTAAATCTAAGTATTATTGCTCTCTGTTACtgttttatatttcagttttgtttctgaattccAAGATCTTCTCTTCACTAATGTTGTGTATTATATACTTAATGACTTTTTAATAATATATCCAATTTCCCATGCCACTGCTTCTAGCAGCTCAAAGGCTCAGTGCTTTTGACAGGTATATCAGACAATTTCTACATTGTATGCCTGATCTTAGAGTTCACGAATCACGTTACTTTGATTTAGGTACACATATCAATACAACCAGGAATATGCACACAGCAGTATGTTATGCAACAGGCATTATATTTGTAATAGTTTCAGCTCCTAAAACCCAGCATATGAGCAAACACATTCTTTTGTAACGTTCTTTCATAACATCCATCAAGTGGTAGAATTTACAACTGAATAATTTAGTTGATCTTGTCAGAGGATCTTCATTCCAGTATTTTAATCCATACTCCAGCATTCTCTACACTGGAGAACACACTACTTTAGATCCAGTATTTTATAGCTATATAATAGATGCAAAGAAGGTAATCTAAAGAAGATCTACTATTGAGTAGTAACATCAAATACAGCTAAATGCAAATAAAGACAGCATAAAATAATTCAACTTGCAAATTTAGACACCCTTTGAGGGCCTGATCTGctagaaaattttaattaatcacttaactaaaaatattaataactgCTTAAATGTCTCAATGAAATATAGATGAAATGTGTTTGCAGAACACTGCCCAACGCTTATAGAAGTATTTTACCTTTATACGTACTGCTACCAGTGTAATATCCAAGACTATTAAACAATTAGAGGGCAAAACTATTACTCTGTTATTCAAAAGCACTCTGTTCTTCTATATCTGAATAACATCTTCTGCACACGCAGTGCCCTCAAGCACTACTGCATTATTCATAATTTCACTACTGTTACTGAGATAATCAAGGTCTTGGTGAGGGTCCTGGCTATAAAAGGAATCCTGCAAGAAGTGTGCCTAATATGGAATCCAgtacaacaaaagaaaaggacagcAGGAAAGCAGATGCTTCTGCTAACTACTTAACAGAGTTGTTTACAGAGATAAGACACTACAAAGTTGTTCCCACAAAAACATTCTTTGCCACAGCTTAAGTAGTACCCTACTGGCTAAACTGAgatcatttttcctttatgaatTCAAACAGCTAGCTTTTCTACAAGTAGCTTTTTGCACTTCTCAGACACAGAACATTATCTCCAACAGATGCTGTAAGTTATCCACTGCTACTATTAAGTGTATTTGAAAGCCCTATTAAGTTAAACAAAATGCTTGGCCAGTGAAAGATGGGGCaggattcatttatttattttgttgtataGGGCAACAAACAACCAACAatataacaaacaaacaaaaaacccagccCAAAGCAAACCAAATCACACCAAAACCACACCTCCAAAACTGCTGACATTACTTTTCAGCCCTCTTTCTTATCATAATTTTCTCAGCTGATAAAATAGAACTGGTTTTGCACAGGCATCACCAAAGGAAACACAGGAGGAATACTATGTAAAATGCTGCATTTAGCCACCTGCAAATAtgtgctgtgaaatgaaaattcaacAGGTTGGATTTTGTAATAGATCATAACCAGAAGCATCAATCAAATCTTGGATTTGTTCATGAGTAAAGAGAAGCTCAGCAGTCTCATTCGAGTTCCAAATGGACATTTGTTCACATCACACCCACCATATAATCTTGGCAGTGTCTGCTGTAAGAAAAATCAAGCGCTTGGAATAATGGGGATTTCTGAAGGTCAAGACTGGGATATACTGATTATATTTCCTTCAAGTCACAAACAGATGACTTCAATAACAAGATAATAGTAACTCTTGTAAAGATACACCGACTGAGAATTTTAAAACTGACTTTTGATAGAACTAAATCAATAATTTTCAGTGTGTTTCAAGAAAAGCAGTAGCATCTCATCATCTACCACTCCTCAAGCATGTTTGCTGTACATTAGAAGTATCTATACTTAATAACggatagaaaaaataaaaagaaaaagaaacctggATTCAAAATGTGAGGCTGGCCCATTAGGAACTTCAATGTGCTTATGTAAGAGGTTAACATCATCTTCTGCGAGCTCTGGACCTTGGGCTAGCTTCTGCCACTCCCTCCGTCTGTCATGAGGTGCCCTTGGCACTTTTTCTGGTTCATGAGGGCGATCTAGATTTTTCTGCTGTAGGAGAGTTGTGCAAACAAAAGTGACAATTAAGACAACGTTTTTCAACTAGTTGCATTTATACATCATgcataaaacaatgaaaaacaatcCCAATTcaagagcaagaagaaacaacaaaaattaagtTTCGGTcaatacaaatatataaacCAAAAAGCATTGTGAAAGGCAGAAGATTCACTCTAATGCATAAGTTACTTATAAGGCAGGGGAAAATAACTGCCCAGGTAGATTTTTATACTGCTTGAAATGAAACGCTGAATCAGTTATACTTACTGTCTTTACGTATGAACTATACAGAatcatgaagaaacaaaaaaagcagcactatcttttcaaaactgcttatttaagaaaatatatacaaaCTGCTCAATTCCTGCTAATTTCTGCCCTGGTTAGAGTAAATATGTGCATAAGGATTTCATTTGGGTGTTGTTGCagttggtggttgttttttgtttttttttcccatctgtgaGACTGTCAGGGTTTTGTacctaaaaaaacaaaagtggtCTAGCAaaattttttattccttttttgctctttcttgaGTCACTGTAGGTGATTTATAGGTTCTTATAGCTTTCTGGCAAAcctgcttttatttactttaaggCAATATGAAACCTTTGGGCACAttcatattattattaaatatttgtttgttaaGTCAAGGGAATTTGAATGAACAAAAGTAGTTTCAGTTGAATGAAGATGACCATATTTCTGTAAAGTCTGTATTGTTATTAATACCATAACCAAAATTCACCGTATAAGCAAGTGAaccatttccaggaaaaaaaaaaacaaacaaaaaacaaccaactacACAAAGCTAACATACAtaccttctgcttcctcttttcttttcttttgtcctcAGTGTCCtgtaacattttttccttccagaggtCAAAGAAGTATGAAGGATTGGTATAAAACTTCAAACCTTCTTTTCCATCATCCCTGCAATACAATGACCCAAACAGGATATAATGTTTATTTGACAACAAGTGttaacacaaaaaataaaggcTTATTCAAGAATATGTGCTATTTCACGCCTGGAAATATTTTGCCACAGATGAACAGACAGAACTTAAAAACTGATCTCCTACGACATCACTCTTTATCATCTTTCCTTGTATCAAGGTTCAGATTCTAGAGCAGTGACTTTAACACAAGTTAAAGATAAATGAGTATCCTTAATAAGAGAATTCTCAGTCCAACAATTCAAAAGTAAATCTGAGTGGCTAGTGTTGCAACTATTGATTCAGACTGATTTGGATGTAGCAAAGAATATTCACCTCTGCTGAAGACATTTCTTTCTATGTATTCTACCActtgttttcatctgttcttATTCAAGAGCATTACTCAGCTTAATATACACAGATAATcgaaaatactttttcttacCATTGTTAGGTTAGAGTAAAATTTGAGTAAACTAGAATAAGGTTTTAACACGTTCAATATCTTCTCTTATCTGTACTCCTCAAGCAGCTTCACTGTTTTCCAGCGCGGCTCTTCCAGCACTACTCAACATGAGCATGATGACTTAATATAGAATCTCTACTACATATAGCTAGCTAGAAATtggttttgattgttttttttattttaactaacCTGTAAGGGGTGAGAATGTTAAGAGGAGGAGGCTGTTCACAAATGTCATAGGTTTCTTGCAAAGGAATAGGCAGAGTTTTGCGGTCAAACAGCTGCTGATCTTGAGTTGTGGAACTGCGGAAAGCTTTCCTCATGGTAATGTCCTGCAATGACACTGAAAGGGGATACGGCCAtgtaaaaagagagaaaaaagccaaATACACTTCATTTGATTTAATCTGGAATTGCTAAATGCTAGTTAGAACATCAATATTAAGCATTACTACTAATACTGTACACCCAGTACAAATGCATGTTCAACAAATATAAATTCATCTAGTAATAGTAACATGACAAGATGTTGTCAGATTACATGAAAAACACGTTTGAAATGTTCCAGCATATCACACTGAATTTAGTTTTGCAGGAAACTTCTGTGTACCTGGACAGATCATCAGAACCCTCTCTCTATCTCTCCAAGGTAGTTCAACAAATTGCTTTCTgtagtttaaaataattctctAGCTTGAAAGGACCTAATAACATTCACCCACTCCACAATGTTTTGTGTGCTCATCTTGAGGTATAGATTTTACCTTTATCTGTCATTAGGACTTCTCTTCCTTGCATGTAGGTAGCAGTTCCTAAGAAGGCCCACTGAGATACCAAATTGGCAAATCACTTAAGCTCACTGTACTGTTATCAGAGAGTTTTAATGAGAGGTGATACTGTGTTCCAACACATCAAAGCAGTCAAGTGTTGGCTTTTATCAGACTGAATAGTTGAGATAAGGCTCTTCTGTTTAATTCAGGTGAGTCACTTGGAGTTTTTAAGCGCTTATCAATTATCATTATGCAagattcaaaggaaaaataacactaGGTGAATTCAATAGATTAAACAGTGATTTGAAACACACTGACTTACTGTTGTTAAAgcctcttcatctttttctatttcacaaTCATTaaaatttagattaaaaaataatggggAAGTGACTGTGACCAGTGAAACTTGCACCTTCCATTTCTGGAACAGTGTACCTTCTCAGTCCATGTTAGCCTTCCTCCCTGATGGTCAATTACTATACTTGTGAAGCCCCTGGCATTTCTCAAAATGGATTTTGCAGCCTGTGTCAAACCTTCACTAAATAAATCAGCAGCTTTGTTCATCCATTcagatattattaaaaaaaaaacccacaaaatttTATACATACACACTAACACATTTATGCTGACCGTAGTGCCTGCGTACTCAAGATGAGAGAACGCCTTCCCTGTCTCACTGCTTTAGAGAAAATCATGAAGGCCTTTGGCAATTGTTTTCTAAGATCACACTGGTTTAAGCTGAAAGCTGCTTTTACTCTTCTTTCTTGTAACACATAGAagtgtatgtacatatacacaGACAGAGATGAGGTTCTACTCTATGATCAAAAAAGGGGCAGGATTTTTTCCAGCAGGCTTACAATTCCTGAcatgttctttcttcttacCTAAGCATATTGGCAGTATTCTTTGTGAGGCTAAAGATAggttttatttgattttcagtttGCTGTTTGAGGTTCATTGCAGTTGGCAAGGTTATATGTGCTGGAACAGTTTGCTCCTGTTTATCCTTAGATTCCATtttgttactgtatttttttattgttttaatacCTTTAATTAGCTGCTCAGAAGCCTTTTTACATGCTACATGAAAGAAGTACTATAATGCATGGATATCAGCTAGGAGGTTCTGTTTCTTCAAGTACTTTTATACtcataaattaaaacatatattttgtACCTGTCATGAAGTATGCACTGTTATTTGCTGCCAAAAGTTCacacttaaaataaaagacTGGGGTTTGCCTAGTCTAAAATGCCATTTTTAGATTCATTTATacttcagctgcttctcctttaGGTTGTTGGTCTTACAAATTTCACCAAATGTATGTGTTCAGAGTTGCTTGACAATTCCACAAGCCTTTAACTATTCTTTTATTGGAAACTATGtcagttaaaagaaataaattgctgTATTTCTTAGAACCCGCATAAgttctgaaagtaataaaaaaagaacattgcCATAAAGACAgttgttttaatattaaaatgcacATGAGGTATGCAGCACCATATTCCTGAGATATATATTACCCTATAAACTATTCACATTCCCTATTTAATCTCAAGTGAGCAAATACAGTTGGTCAAATTCATAACctgcattttgttgttttaatttccaaTTTTTGTAATCATGTACAAGGGAACATCACACCTGAGGACAATCAATCCCTACCTAGTGTGTGCAGATTACTTTTCTCTCTAATACCAGACTAATGTGCAAAGGTCTtaagagaaaactgaatttcaaaagGCCAAAAGCATTCCCTGCATTGATATTCAATGAACGGTATTCAATGCAATCATTCAACACAACTGAATATATTATTACATTATGAAGGAAATGCAAGGACACAGAACACAAAATACTGAGAATTATGACACTGATATAACTagcctacagaaaaaaatgattgccTAAATTGCATGTTACAAACACAGCATATAACTCTGGGCTGTGTACAGTTTGGCTTACAAAGCCATTCATGTAGCTTGCCAGCTGGCtgaggaacagcagcaacatGCATGTGGCTTCCCACCGGGgtgagaaaaacacagaaacattgcTGGTCATACGGCCATTTAG
Encoded here:
- the WASF1 gene encoding LOW QUALITY PROTEIN: wiskott-Aldrich syndrome protein family member 1 (The sequence of the model RefSeq protein was modified relative to this genomic sequence to represent the inferred CDS: deleted 1 base in 1 codon), giving the protein MPLVKRNIDPRHLCHTALPRGIKNELECVTNISLANIIRQLSSLSKYAEDIFGELFNEAHSFSFRVNSLQERVDRLSVSVTQLDPKEEELSLQDITMRKAFRSSTTQDQQLFDRKTLPIPLQETYDICEQPPPLNILTPYRDDGKEGLKFYTNPSYFFDLWKEKMLQDTEDKRKEKRKQKQKNLDRPHEPEKVPRAPHDRRREWQKLAQGPELAEDDVNLLHKHIEVPNGPASHFESRSQAYVDHMDGSYSLSALPYSQMSELLNRAEERVLVRPHEPPPPPPMHGAGDVKPVPPCVSSTTGLVENRPQSPATGRPPVFVSPTPPPPPPPPLPSALSTSSLRAAMTSTPPPPVPPPPPPPAAALQAPAVPPPPAPLQIAPGVLHPAPPPIAPPLAQPSPPVTRAAQVCEAVPVHPVPPQGEVQGLPPPPPPPPLPPPGIRPSSPVTVAALSHPTPVLHPPPTTIVPGPHAPLMPPSPPSQVIPAPEPKRHPSTLPVISDARSVLLEAIRKGIQLRKVEEQREQEAKHERIENDVATILSRRIAVEYSDSEDDSEFDEVDWLE